Genomic window (Aquimarina sp. BL5):
TTATTTGATTTTTAGAGTTATTATTTAATTGTTTACTGAGGCGAATGTGTGCTGTTTTATCTTTCCGTTTTCAATAATGTAAGTGTCCGTAGCTAGCCGTAAGTCTATGTGTTTATTTTTTCCATTCCAAACGAAGTAAACCACCTTACCGTTCGTTTCTTGTTTGATGGTATTGAATTGAAAATCTTCGAAATTTGGCAAGAACTCTGTATAGAATTCTAATATCTCGGACTTACCTTTATAGGTTTTTTCTGGAGTAATAAACAATGCATCATCTGAATAATCTTCTGCTACATTTGAAGCGTTTAATGTATCAACAGCCTTCATATGGCTCTCAAAAACATCTTGTGAATTTTTCATTATAACTATTGTTTTAAAATTATAATGCAAATGTACTTTAGCGTCTGTGGTTAGATTTGGTAAGAAAAAAAGAGGTTTTAGTAAAAAACGAGGAAAGGATACTATTGAGAGTCTTTTAGGTTGGCTTGGTAGTTTTTTGCAGTCATTCCTTTATATACCTTGAATGTTTTATCTAGATGACTACTATCAGTAAATCCTAATTCGTGAGCAATTTCTGAAACAGTAGAATTGGTGTATTTAAGACGTGTTTCCGCCAATTTTAATTTGTAATTAAGTATGTATTTTTTTAAACCAATTCCCATGTTGCTTTTAAAGTATTGACTAATGTAATTTTCTGAAATATGGAATTGGTTTGACAACTCTTTCTTCGAGAGTTTTTCAGAATCATGAACGTAATGATGAATGTAATTGATAATGCCCTGAATCTTAGAATCAGTAATATCTGTTGAAACAAAGTCAATGTTTCTAGATATTAAGTGAAGTATGGAATGTAATACAGATTTTAAGATAGTTTCACTTTTTAAATTTTCATCATTATACTCGTTGCATAGTACTGTGAATAAAGAAAGAATACTACTTTCATCAGTTTTAGATTGAAATTTTAAATGTGATGTTCTATTAGCACCGTGTAATATGGTTTCTATTTTTTTAAACCATTGCTTGCGTTGCGCTTTATTTTCATCTGATAACATATCACCAAAAAAACTGTTAAGAAATTTGACAGCAGAGACCGTTGTTGGTGTTTTTATTTCAAAATTGTACTGGTCGCTAGGTATAAAAATAAAAATTTGATTGTCATTATAAGCTACTCGATGATTATTGATAATTAGTGTACCAGAGCCTTTTTCAATAAATAATATTTCAAAAAATCGTATGGGTGTGTATTGACAAAAAGCTAACGCTGTTACATCTTTAAACTTTTTAATCACGATATTTTCAAATATAGTTCTAGGCATGATTTAACCAACTATTTCTTCTGTTTTGGTAACTAATTTTGTAATTAATTCATCATCATA
Coding sequences:
- a CDS encoding nuclear transport factor 2 family protein, producing the protein MKNSQDVFESHMKAVDTLNASNVAEDYSDDALFITPEKTYKGKSEILEFYTEFLPNFEDFQFNTIKQETNGKVVYFVWNGKNKHIDLRLATDTYIIENGKIKQHTFASVNN
- a CDS encoding AraC family transcriptional regulator, whose protein sequence is MPRTIFENIVIKKFKDVTALAFCQYTPIRFFEILFIEKGSGTLIINNHRVAYNDNQIFIFIPSDQYNFEIKTPTTVSAVKFLNSFFGDMLSDENKAQRKQWFKKIETILHGANRTSHLKFQSKTDESSILSLFTVLCNEYNDENLKSETILKSVLHSILHLISRNIDFVSTDITDSKIQGIINYIHHYVHDSEKLSKKELSNQFHISENYISQYFKSNMGIGLKKYILNYKLKLAETRLKYTNSTVSEIAHELGFTDSSHLDKTFKVYKGMTAKNYQANLKDSQ